Proteins encoded by one window of Parabacteroides sp. FAFU027:
- a CDS encoding beta strand repeat-containing protein, with protein sequence MKKFLLLFLSFLAIIAQVRAASVTFSKIYQGTGTGYKISSPNIDITTPTPATTIKFTSANPADVLFSGNDVAGQLTFTSGGSYYVYNGVISRKVSGNPANACYFAETTALGNNTETGKAFFIILPGFESSFTNNSSVSTNSAPMSGDLNTIQASQQANVAPVITSNGGGTTASVSITENTTSVTTVTASDTENGTLTYAISGGSDASKFTINSSTGVLTLNTAPNFENPIDAGANNVYDVQVTATDPLGATDIQDIAVTVTNVNDNSPVFTSASSFSVLQGSTTVATIRSTDADAGDALTYSISGGANAALFSINASTGALTFNSAAVNGSYIVIVQVSDGVHTTNQTITVTVSDTDTTPPTLTITNTGGVLATNETCTLYFQFSEQVQNFTLSDISVTGGTLGSTLTQSPTDPTLYTVQFTKNSSAVATTVSVAAASYQDMSNNNGQAASLTLNYDVVAPSVLSITANASMIYNTTQIVTFTFSENPGSTFAKEDISVTNGSFSNLQQSGTDPTVWTATLLATSSVIGPSFYVSGQSYTDLAGNAGAASGSKSITLAEPSIDLKNDATNDTGTSSSDNITTNRKPIITGNGPAGGTATILVFDPITSPATIYTYTLTIPTGDIWSLDLSSAQVKSGTIAFPSSGLSAGNVGLTITVSTKGNNDISAYSSFTIDLTAPAAPTVTNLSTSNQTPTISGTVTIAATDVFSVTVNGVTYTYGGGNLTYENNSHTWALTIPNANTLALGSYTVTATLSDAAGNTAQGTGSMVIGTNSWTGTGSWATPANWSTGITPSSVSKTVVTSGTLTIDQDVTVSSLTLNSGANLTLSSGKKLTVTGDFVIKGDGSFVDQGGTLVVTGSTKVMKGMTHGRNWYISSPVSAAQSSVVTTLSGTNHLWIYDEPNVVWNEITNTTTPFGVMTGYIVNTSVADTVVFTGGSLNTGPLSLTINRTENGKSKRGFNLVGNPYISSVDWSKATKTNLTSTVWYRSRNMSSTYVFDTYNALAGVGTNNNQYGAVTKYIPPMQAFWVRVDAGATTGSLGFDNSMRTHNTTNFLRSAQVIDNQAVRLQVTNGASIDESVLVFNSNFSDSFDDSDSPKMTNDNASIPEICTVSGSDQMVINCMNSDFTSKEIPLGFKTGKAGSFTINAPEITNIDPSTSIFLYDKQLNTTQDLSNGESYTFTSAIANTTSRFSILMSKVTTGLSQVRNDLAASISEVNGQIKVTIKDQSVHKGDIAIFNTLGQQLTSVATTGETTIVDAALTPGIYLITVKADGKTTTKKLAFK encoded by the coding sequence ATGAAAAAATTCCTATTACTCTTTCTTTCCTTTTTAGCGATAATCGCTCAGGTGAGGGCTGCATCGGTTACGTTCTCCAAGATTTATCAGGGAACGGGAACCGGTTATAAAATTTCCAGTCCTAATATTGATATTACAACTCCAACTCCGGCGACAACCATTAAATTTACATCTGCCAATCCTGCTGATGTTTTGTTCTCCGGGAATGACGTTGCAGGACAGCTTACCTTCACAAGTGGAGGTTCATATTATGTGTACAACGGTGTTATATCCCGTAAAGTATCAGGTAATCCGGCAAATGCTTGCTATTTCGCCGAAACCACAGCACTGGGCAATAATACAGAAACTGGCAAAGCATTTTTTATTATCTTACCGGGATTTGAAAGTAGTTTTACGAACAACTCTAGTGTCAGTACAAACTCTGCACCAATGTCTGGTGACTTAAATACGATTCAGGCCAGCCAGCAAGCAAATGTAGCACCTGTAATCACCTCTAATGGAGGAGGAACTACTGCCTCAGTTTCTATAACAGAAAACACCACCAGCGTAACAACAGTAACAGCCAGCGATACTGAAAACGGCACATTAACCTACGCGATTTCAGGAGGATCAGATGCTTCAAAATTTACCATAAACTCATCTACGGGGGTATTAACACTTAATACAGCTCCGAACTTTGAAAATCCTATTGATGCCGGGGCAAATAACGTTTATGATGTCCAGGTTACTGCAACAGACCCTCTTGGGGCAACAGACATTCAGGATATAGCAGTTACTGTAACTAACGTAAACGACAACTCTCCTGTATTTACAAGCGCCTCTTCATTTTCGGTTTTACAAGGATCAACAACTGTGGCGACAATACGTTCTACCGATGCTGACGCAGGAGATGCGCTCACTTACTCCATTTCAGGGGGAGCCAATGCGGCACTCTTTAGTATCAACGCATCAACCGGCGCATTGACTTTTAACAGTGCAGCGGTAAACGGCTCCTACATTGTAATTGTGCAAGTATCAGACGGTGTGCATACTACTAATCAAACTATTACTGTAACCGTTTCGGATACAGACACAACGCCCCCTACATTAACAATCACCAATACAGGTGGAGTGCTGGCTACTAACGAGACTTGTACGCTTTATTTCCAGTTTAGCGAACAGGTGCAGAATTTCACACTCAGTGATATTTCTGTAACCGGTGGAACATTAGGTTCTACCTTAACTCAAAGTCCGACAGATCCGACACTCTATACAGTTCAATTTACCAAAAACAGTTCAGCCGTAGCTACGACTGTTAGTGTAGCAGCTGCCAGCTATCAGGATATGAGCAACAACAATGGCCAAGCGGCTTCATTGACACTGAACTATGATGTTGTAGCCCCTTCGGTGCTTTCGATAACGGCAAATGCCTCTATGATCTATAACACCACCCAGATTGTTACATTTACATTCAGTGAAAATCCGGGCAGTACTTTTGCTAAAGAGGATATTTCGGTGACTAACGGGTCTTTTTCAAACCTGCAACAAAGCGGTACGGATCCTACGGTTTGGACGGCGACTCTTCTGGCTACCAGTTCTGTAATTGGCCCCTCCTTTTACGTAAGCGGACAAAGCTATACTGACCTGGCGGGTAATGCCGGAGCAGCTTCAGGCTCAAAATCGATTACACTCGCCGAGCCATCTATTGACCTGAAAAATGACGCAACCAATGACACCGGTACGTCATCATCTGACAACATCACAACAAATAGGAAACCGATTATCACAGGTAACGGACCGGCTGGAGGAACTGCTACTATTTTGGTATTTGACCCCATCACATCGCCTGCAACCATCTATACCTATACATTAACAATACCGACCGGTGATATTTGGTCTTTGGATCTTTCATCAGCCCAGGTAAAATCAGGCACAATCGCTTTTCCGTCAAGCGGTCTATCAGCAGGGAATGTAGGCTTAACAATCACAGTGAGCACAAAAGGTAATAATGATATAAGTGCTTATAGTAGCTTTACGATTGACCTGACCGCGCCAGCAGCTCCAACCGTTACGAATCTAAGCACAAGTAATCAGACTCCAACCATTTCCGGTACAGTTACAATTGCGGCAACAGACGTGTTTTCAGTGACCGTAAACGGAGTTACTTATACATATGGTGGAGGCAACCTGACTTATGAAAATAACTCTCACACATGGGCGTTAACCATTCCTAATGCCAACACATTGGCATTAGGAAGCTATACAGTTACAGCTACATTATCCGATGCTGCCGGAAATACAGCGCAAGGTACCGGTTCAATGGTGATTGGCACCAACTCATGGACTGGAACAGGCTCCTGGGCAACTCCGGCAAACTGGTCAACAGGAATTACGCCTTCTTCAGTCTCTAAGACGGTAGTAACCAGTGGTACTCTGACTATCGATCAGGATGTCACAGTCAGTAGCCTGACTTTGAATTCCGGAGCAAACCTGACTCTTTCATCAGGAAAAAAACTGACAGTTACCGGTGATTTCGTGATTAAAGGAGACGGTTCATTTGTAGATCAGGGAGGCACTCTGGTAGTAACCGGATCAACAAAAGTAATGAAAGGAATGACTCATGGCAGAAACTGGTACATCTCCAGCCCGGTCTCCGCAGCTCAAAGCAGTGTGGTAACCACATTATCGGGAACAAACCATTTGTGGATATACGATGAACCTAATGTTGTCTGGAACGAAATCACAAATACAACTACTCCTTTTGGAGTCATGACCGGATACATCGTAAATACAAGTGTTGCCGACACCGTGGTATTTACCGGTGGTTCATTGAATACAGGCCCCCTTTCATTGACTATTAACCGTACAGAAAACGGCAAAAGCAAACGTGGATTTAACCTGGTGGGTAATCCATATATTTCCAGTGTGGACTGGAGTAAGGCAACTAAAACCAACCTCACATCTACTGTCTGGTATCGTTCAAGAAACATGAGCAGCACATACGTATTTGACACATATAATGCTCTTGCTGGCGTAGGGACGAACAACAACCAATACGGTGCTGTCACAAAATATATCCCACCGATGCAGGCTTTCTGGGTGAGAGTTGATGCAGGGGCTACAACAGGTTCTCTTGGGTTCGACAACTCCATGCGTACTCACAATACAACCAATTTCCTACGTAGTGCTCAGGTAATAGACAATCAGGCAGTCCGGCTACAGGTTACCAATGGAGCTAGCATTGACGAATCCGTGCTGGTCTTCAATTCTAATTTCTCTGACAGTTTCGATGATTCGGACTCTCCGAAAATGACAAATGACAACGCTTCTATCCCAGAAATATGCACAGTGTCAGGAAGTGATCAAATGGTAATCAATTGTATGAACAGCGATTTCACCAGCAAGGAAATACCATTGGGATTCAAGACGGGGAAAGCCGGGTCATTTACAATCAATGCTCCCGAGATTACCAATATCGACCCAAGCACCTCGATTTTCCTGTATGACAAACAATTAAATACAACCCAGGACCTGTCTAACGGTGAATCCTATACGTTCACATCTGCCATTGCAAATACGACCTCACGCTTCTCTATTTTAATGAGTAAGGTAACGACAGGTCTCTCTCAGGTTCGTAATGACCTGGCGGCATCAATATCGGAAGTGAACGGTCAGATAAAGGTGACCATTAAAGATCAGTCTGTTCATAAAGGCGATATCGCAATCTTCAACACCTTAGGTCAACAGCTGACCTCTGTTGCAACTACCGGAGAAACAACGATAGTTGACGCCGCACTGACACCAGGTATCTATCTGATAACCGTTAAAGCAGATGGAAAAACCACAACAAAAAAACTGGCATTTAAATAA